The Patescibacteria group bacterium genome contains the following window.
GTTATTGCTGGGCTTGTTTTTAGTTTACTGTTCTCATTTATTTATATATATCTTTTTCCTGATAGAAAATATGATCTAAGATTATTGCCCGAGAGAGGAAAAAAGAAAACAAAACAACTCAAAACTTACTTGGTAGAAGAAAATAATAATGTAGAAAAAAATACCAACAAAGAAACAAAGGAAAAAAGCTCAGAAAAAAATTATCACAATGAAAATGAAATATATCAGGGAGAGTCTTCAGGGAATGACGACGATCAGCTTGGGGGATATGAACACGAAGAAAACGATGAAGAGGGAGATGACTTAGAAATTGATTATGATGATATAAGAAAAAAGGGGAATATTAATAATATCCTATAGAATTTTAACAAAAATACACCTCTAAAAAAGAGGTGTATTTTTGTTTTAATGACATTCATGCTATCTCAAAAATAATTCAAACATCCATCGTTCGGATTGGGGCTTTTTTAATGTCGTACATATGTACGACATTAAAATAACCATAGAATACTAAATAAATAATTTTTCTTCAAATATTGACATAATCTATCTTTTATGTTAAAGTTAGCGGTTATATTTATAAATAGGATATGGTAAATAATAGGGAAAATTTATTTAAAATTACTGCAATTATATCGCTAGTGAGCTTAGCGCTTGTTTTGTTGTCTAGTTTTCTGTCTTTGCCTTTTTATTATTTAGTTTTTGCTATAGTATTTTTTTCAATTATTTTAATTAAAATGGAGTATGGAATATATTTAATAGCTTTATTCCTGCCCGTTGTTAATTGGAATTTTGAATACTCTGGGCTGAGAATTCCGTTAATAGATTTATTGGCTGTTTCTGTATTTTTTGGGTATTTCTTTCAAAATTTTTTAGCTCGTGATTTCAGTCACATAAAATTTCCTCACTTATTTTCATTTTCTTTATTTTTTATAGTAACAATATTATCAAGCATATTTTCGGATAATATATTTTCTAGCATTTGGTACTCGCTTAGGTGGATTCTATTCTTCTACTTAGTATTTATTGCCCTTCCTTATAACGTGATAAAGAATGAAAAGATATTAAAAAATACTTTTATATTTTTTAGTTTTTCAGTTTTGGCCGTGTCGTTGATGGGTTTATTGTCAATTTTCTCTCAAGATTGGGTGAATACCCTGGCACGCGTAAAACCCTTGAGTATATTCGGTATATTTTTAATCGGGGAAAATCAAAATTTAATGGTAGAAACGTTATTACCAGGAATTTTTATTTTAATTGCTCTTAAATATTGGACCAAGAATAAGTTCCAAAAAAGGTTTATTAATGTTTTGATATTGTTTGTCGGATTTATTTTGCTTCTTACTTTTTCAAGAGGTGCTTGGCTTTCTTTGTTCATCGTAAGCATAGTATCTTCATTCATCTACTTCAGGGAAAGTGTAGTGAAATTTTTGATTCCATTGTTTTTAGTCTTAATCCTTTTATTCCCACTTGGTCTATACATGATAAATTTGCAAACAACCTATAGTGTGGGAACAAGCTCTAATAACAGTAGAATCTTATTGAGCGAAATTGCCTGGGATGGCTTTAGAGAAAACCCGATTCTCGGAAAAGGAACAGGGGAGTTTTTCAATGTTGTCGCTCAAAATATCCGTTTTAGGACAAACTATGGAGAACCAGTTGATTCCCACGGTGTTTTACAAAAAATATTACTTGAAAATGGTAGTCTAGGAATCATAACTTTTTTTATTTTTGTGTTTGCAATATATAGAAAGTTTTTTGGAACATTGAAAGATAGAAAATTTATTAGCCTATATCTACCTTTGATAGGGGCGGTTACTAGCGTTTTCATATTTGAGTTGTTCAATACTTCGTATTATAAAGGGAAGTTATGGTTTGTCGTTGCCTTAGCCCTTGTCACAATAAAGTTAATAGAAGAAAAAAAAATATATGCAAAATAAAATAAAAATTACATATATTATTCCTTCTCTGGATTTAGGTGGGGCAGAGAGGCTTGTCACGGAAATGATAAAAAATATCAATAGAGATATTTTTGATGTTAGCGTGATATGTTTAAGGCGAACTGGGCAATGGGCAGCTGAGATTGAAAAACTTGGTATAAAGATTGAGTTAGTAGGCTCTCTTCCGAAGTTAGAGTTCTTGAGCATACTTAAAATTAGAAAAATTCTAAGAAAAGAAAAACCAGACATAATTCACACTCATCTCTTCGGAGCAGATGTTTATGGAGGACTTGCTGCTCTGTCTTTGGGGATAAAGAATATTATATCGACAGAACATAATTTAAATTACAACGAAGGATTTATCAAAAAAAATCTGAAGAGCTTTGTTGTAAATAAGTTTTCAAAAATAGTTGCGGTATCAGAGGCTGTAAAAGATTATTCTGCTGAAACATATAAAATAGAAAAAGATAAAATTTCCGTATTTCATAATGGTATTCATTTCGAAAATTATTATAAAGAAATTAAAATAAAAGATCAGAAGGAAATTATTCTTGGATCTGCTGGAAGATTGACGACTCAAAAAGGTTTTGAAAAACTAATTCTTGCCATGAGATATGTTGAGAATGAGAATATTAAATTGAAGATAGCTGGTGATGGTAAATTAAAGTATGATCTACGTCATCTAATTAAAAAATACAAATTAGAAGATAGGGCTGTCTTAGTCGGCCCTCAAAAAAATATCCAAAAATTTTATTCAGAAATTGATATATATATTCAATCTTCAAAATGGGAAGGTCTAGGGATAAGCATCCTTGAGGCTGGAGCTGTGGGGCTTCCCGTAATAGCGAGTAGAGTCGATGGTATAAAGGAGATAATAAACGATGGAGAAACTGGGTTTCTCTATGAGTACGACGATGAGAGGGCTTTAGCTGAAAAGATTGTGGTATTGTCAAAGAATATAAATGAGAGAAAAAGATTGGCCGAGAATCTTCAAAAAAAGGTAGCTGAAGAGTTTTCTATTTTTAGAATGATTGAAAAATATGAAAAAATATACGAGCAACAATTAATGAAAAAAAAGAAGGTTTTATTTGTAAATAAATTTCACTATCTCAAGGGAGGGGCCGAAAGATCCTATTTTGATACCGCAAATATTTTAATAGAGAGTGGTCATGATGTTGCATATTTTTCAATGAAGCATCCAGAAAATATTGCATCTAGATGGTCGAAATATTTTATTGAAAATATTGAATATAATGACGATAAAATAAGTTTTTCAAAAAAACTTAGGGCTATTTTTAATATTTGGTATAATTTTTCAGCCAACAGAAGGCTCAAAAAGTTAATTAAGGAATTTAGGCCTGATGTGGCACATCTTCATAATATTTATCATCAAATATCACCATCTATCATAAATGTTTTGAAAAAGAAAAAAATACCAATAGTCTATACTCTTCACGACTATAAATTAATTTCTCCAAATTACAGTTTAATGTTAAATGGAAATATTTGGGAGAAAACAAAAAAGAAGAAATACTATAAATGTTTTTTTGATAAGTGTGTAAAAGATTCTTACTTGAAAAGTCTTGTTAGTATAATTGAGGCATATCTTCACGATTTTCTTGGGCTTTACAGAAAAGTTGATGAATATATTTCTCCAAGTAATTTTTTGATTGAAAAATTTGAAGATTTTGGTTTTGAAAATGAAATAAATTACCTTCCGAATCCTCTCTCCTTTGAGTCCAAAAATATAGAATCAGAAAAAGATTATTTTCTTTATTACGGTCGTCTTAGTAAAGAGAAAGGCATTTTTGATTTACTCTCAGCTTTTAGTAAGTCAAAATTAGTTAATAAGTTGTATATAGTCGGTGATGGTCCGGAAAGAGAAAAAATTGAAGATATTATAAAAGAAAAGAATCTAGGCCAAAGAGTATTCTTATTAGGCTATAAAAAAGGAAATGAATTAGAAAAAATAATAAATGAATCTCTTGCTGTTATTGTTCCATCGAGGTGGTACGAAAATGCTCCCTACACTATAATCGAGGCTATGAATGTAGCAAAAATAGTTGTTGCATCACGTGTTGGTGGTCTTTCTGAGATGATTCAAGAAGGGGAGACTGGTTTTCTTTATAATTTTGCTGATACTGATGATTTATCTTCCAAGCTCTTGTTAGTTTCTAATTTGGATATTGAAACAAAAAAAAGCATTGGAGTCGCAGCTCGGAGGCACGTATCTAGAGTAAATAGTAGAGAAAATTATTATAAAAAACTTATTGCAATATATAGTAGGGCGGAACACAAGGTAAAACTTAGACAAAAAAGAAAAGGTTTGTCATCTGTTTTTACACTTATTGTTTTAGCGTTTTTAATTCCAATAAATACAATTGCAATATTTGGTTTTGTAAAAAATAATAATTATCCAAAACTTGCAAATTATTTTCTAAACTGGGAGATAAGTAATCAGGAAGCAGTAGAACTCGCTAAGTGGGATTTGTTGGTGCTTGATATGGAAGTCCAAACTAATAGTCGGGAGCAAGTCAAAAAAATAAGACAGTATAATCCAGATATTATTATTTTAGCTTACGTGACTGCTGGAGAAATAAGACAGGACGCTTGTTCATATAATATGAGTATGCTTCGTTGTGAGCTTTTTAACAAAATTGATGACGAGTGGTATTTGTTAGATGCTCAAGGTGACCGGACAGTAGCTTGGCCTGGAACCAATATGATGAACTTGGGAAGTGACGACTATAATACTAATAATTCTTGGAATGATACTCTCCCTAAATTTGTTTACTATAAATTAA
Protein-coding sequences here:
- a CDS encoding O-antigen ligase family protein, yielding MVNNRENLFKITAIISLVSLALVLLSSFLSLPFYYLVFAIVFFSIILIKMEYGIYLIALFLPVVNWNFEYSGLRIPLIDLLAVSVFFGYFFQNFLARDFSHIKFPHLFSFSLFFIVTILSSIFSDNIFSSIWYSLRWILFFYLVFIALPYNVIKNEKILKNTFIFFSFSVLAVSLMGLLSIFSQDWVNTLARVKPLSIFGIFLIGENQNLMVETLLPGIFILIALKYWTKNKFQKRFINVLILFVGFILLLTFSRGAWLSLFIVSIVSSFIYFRESVVKFLIPLFLVLILLFPLGLYMINLQTTYSVGTSSNNSRILLSEIAWDGFRENPILGKGTGEFFNVVAQNIRFRTNYGEPVDSHGVLQKILLENGSLGIITFFIFVFAIYRKFFGTLKDRKFISLYLPLIGAVTSVFIFELFNTSYYKGKLWFVVALALVTIKLIEEKKIYAK
- a CDS encoding glycosyltransferase translates to MQNKIKITYIIPSLDLGGAERLVTEMIKNINRDIFDVSVICLRRTGQWAAEIEKLGIKIELVGSLPKLEFLSILKIRKILRKEKPDIIHTHLFGADVYGGLAALSLGIKNIISTEHNLNYNEGFIKKNLKSFVVNKFSKIVAVSEAVKDYSAETYKIEKDKISVFHNGIHFENYYKEIKIKDQKEIILGSAGRLTTQKGFEKLILAMRYVENENIKLKIAGDGKLKYDLRHLIKKYKLEDRAVLVGPQKNIQKFYSEIDIYIQSSKWEGLGISILEAGAVGLPVIASRVDGIKEIINDGETGFLYEYDDERALAEKIVVLSKNINERKRLAENLQKKVAEEFSIFRMIEKYEKIYEQQLMKKKKVLFVNKFHYLKGGAERSYFDTANILIESGHDVAYFSMKHPENIASRWSKYFIENIEYNDDKISFSKKLRAIFNIWYNFSANRRLKKLIKEFRPDVAHLHNIYHQISPSIINVLKKKKIPIVYTLHDYKLISPNYSLMLNGNIWEKTKKKKYYKCFFDKCVKDSYLKSLVSIIEAYLHDFLGLYRKVDEYISPSNFLIEKFEDFGFENEINYLPNPLSFESKNIESEKDYFLYYGRLSKEKGIFDLLSAFSKSKLVNKLYIVGDGPEREKIEDIIKEKNLGQRVFLLGYKKGNELEKIINESLAVIVPSRWYENAPYTIIEAMNVAKIVVASRVGGLSEMIQEGETGFLYNFADTDDLSSKLLLVSNLDIETKKSIGVAARRHVSRVNSRENYYKKLIAIYSRAEHKVKLRQKRKGLSSVFTLIVLAFLIPINTIAIFGFVKNNNYPKLANYFLNWEISNQEAVELAKWDLLVLDMEVQTNSREQVKKIRQYNPDIIILAYVTAGEIRQDACSYNMSMLRCELFNKIDDEWYLLDAQGDRTVAWPGTNMMNLGSDDYNTNNSWNDTLPKFVYYKLMTTGLWDGVFYDTVWHDLYWVNNGELDINSDGQNDNIAYVNERYKNGVARMFSTTRNLFGESYIILENGSSHVAYQSYINGMMYESFPTPWEGAGYWPNIMKSYLEKESLNVEPKIQIINANSKNQNDLRKMREGLGSALLGNAYYSFDFGETHHGQTWWYDEYNLDLGAPISSAFRVDGPDSNYEQGIWRRNFEKGVVFVNSYDRKINYNLEESFLLKINSNKEEILIDKIELEARDSIILFYREKEKVISVSKTSSESKESTGPVNMIKTKIKEEVKNIINETKAKIVFTEKPMNIIYSNVSLGKFNSILGGSNIVDSNKDALFEKVIGTNRGDESRVNIIDNNSNRLLGVFPVYPGEFRCGAETAVGDFDGDGTLEIATVPDWGGPHLKIFDFSGKLKNELFFNDRGLRAYYGIKSVYDNSIGRDILFLTSY